One window of the Methanobrevibacter sp. genome contains the following:
- a CDS encoding glycosyltransferase, which produces MVKVSVVIPVYNVEDFLGECLDSITNQTLTDIEIICVNDGSADRSLDILNEYASRDERITVLDQENGGHAVATNRGMKLATGKYIFFMDSDDILELTALEDTYKIAEERQVDFVIFQAINYYMDTGELVEAENYSMNALADFVGDRVFNHKDIKDYVFDITVTPWSKLYNREFVMKNNITYPEGLVFDDNVFFYDTLFAAERITFLRKHLFKRRWYSSSSTTSGAKHFINYVDICDLIWQVFFKYDVFDDFKEKLLAKKFHTNFHWYQLIKPEFKQLYLDKLREDYKRIASDSQFKEYIMKDLEPYDQKLFEYVLKYEDCDTFDVAFENYRLRRKNAKLKNRYDEVRKIHDDLINSNSWQKTQRLRK; this is translated from the coding sequence ATGGTTAAAGTATCTGTTGTTATTCCCGTTTATAACGTAGAGGATTTTTTAGGTGAATGTCTTGACAGCATCACCAACCAGACATTGACCGATATAGAAATCATATGTGTCAATGACGGTTCGGCCGACAGGTCACTGGATATACTGAATGAATACGCTTCCCGTGACGAGAGAATAACTGTTCTCGACCAGGAAAACGGAGGACATGCCGTTGCAACCAACCGTGGAATGAAACTGGCAACAGGCAAATACATATTCTTCATGGACTCCGACGATATTCTCGAGCTTACAGCACTTGAAGACACATACAAGATTGCCGAAGAAAGACAGGTCGACTTTGTAATATTTCAGGCAATCAACTACTACATGGATACAGGAGAGCTTGTTGAGGCCGAAAACTACAGCATGAACGCCCTAGCGGATTTTGTGGGCGACAGGGTATTTAACCATAAAGACATTAAGGACTATGTTTTTGACATTACAGTAACACCATGGTCCAAGCTCTACAACAGGGAATTCGTGATGAAAAACAACATAACCTACCCTGAAGGACTGGTATTTGACGATAATGTATTTTTCTATGACACACTCTTTGCAGCAGAGAGAATCACTTTTCTAAGAAAGCACCTCTTCAAGAGAAGATGGTATTCATCATCATCTACAACATCCGGTGCAAAGCACTTCATAAACTACGTTGACATCTGCGATTTGATATGGCAGGTATTTTTTAAATATGATGTATTCGATGATTTTAAAGAAAAGCTGCTTGCCAAGAAATTTCACACAAATTTCCACTGGTACCAGCTGATCAAACCTGAATTCAAGCAGCTATATCTTGACAAGCTGCGTGAAGACTACAAGAGAATTGCAAGCGACAGTCAGTTTAAGGAATATATCATGAAGGATCTGGAGCCTTATGACCAGAAGCTGTTTGAATATGTGCTTAAATATGAGGACTGCGATACATTCGATGTTGCATTTGAAAACTACCGCCTCAGAAGAAAGAACGCAAAGCTTAAAAACAGATATGATGAAGTAAGAAAGATACATGATGATTTGATTAATTCCAACAGCTGGCAGAAGACACAGCGCCTGAGAAAGTGA
- a CDS encoding UDP-glucose/GDP-mannose dehydrogenase family protein: MNITVIGTGYVGLVTGACFSKMGNKVYCVDIVEEKIEGLKNNIMPIFEPNLETLVKTSQEKGDLIFTTNIKEALDDTNMIFIAVGTPMAEDGSANLDYIFSAASDIANNITKDSIVVIKSTVPVGTGFQVRDHINSILSQKGSDVEIKIASNPEFLKEGHAIEDCLHPDRIVIGAEEDEVFETMRDLYSPFVLNHDRFVMMDIKSSEMTKYVANAMLATKISFMNEIANICEVTGANVQNVRKGIGSDKRIGYDFIYAGCGYGGSCFPKDVQALINTAQVHGYEPKILSTVEGVNKKQKTVLFKKVIDRFGEDLTGKTFAIWGLAFKPGTDDVREATSLVVASHLIDHGAKIRAYDSQATEEFKKAIDDKYLDSIEFADLRYDALDSCDALILITEWKEFRNPDFDILAEKLNHKVIFDGRNIYDKKIQNLGFELYQIGC; this comes from the coding sequence ATGAATATTACTGTTATCGGAACCGGTTATGTAGGACTTGTTACAGGTGCCTGCTTTTCCAAGATGGGAAACAAGGTATACTGTGTGGATATTGTTGAAGAGAAAATTGAAGGTTTGAAAAACAACATCATGCCTATTTTTGAACCTAATCTGGAGACACTTGTTAAAACCAGTCAGGAAAAGGGTGATTTGATATTCACCACCAACATCAAAGAAGCATTGGATGACACCAACATGATTTTCATTGCAGTTGGAACTCCAATGGCTGAAGACGGAAGTGCAAACCTGGATTATATTTTCTCTGCAGCTTCAGATATTGCAAACAATATTACAAAGGATTCAATTGTGGTCATAAAGTCAACAGTTCCTGTGGGAACAGGTTTCCAGGTAAGAGACCATATCAACAGTATTTTATCTCAAAAGGGTTCTGATGTTGAAATAAAAATTGCTTCCAATCCGGAGTTTTTAAAGGAAGGTCATGCAATCGAGGACTGCCTGCATCCTGACCGTATCGTTATCGGTGCAGAAGAAGATGAAGTCTTTGAAACCATGAGAGATTTATACTCACCGTTTGTTTTAAACCATGACCGGTTTGTTATGATGGACATCAAATCATCTGAAATGACCAAATACGTTGCAAACGCAATGCTTGCAACAAAGATATCATTCATGAACGAGATAGCAAACATCTGTGAGGTTACCGGTGCAAATGTCCAGAACGTGCGTAAAGGAATCGGATCAGATAAAAGAATTGGTTATGACTTCATATATGCAGGATGCGGATATGGGGGAAGCTGTTTTCCTAAAGACGTTCAGGCACTTATCAATACTGCACAGGTTCACGGATACGAACCTAAAATACTCTCCACAGTAGAGGGAGTAAACAAAAAACAGAAAACAGTTCTCTTTAAAAAGGTCATTGACAGGTTCGGAGAAGACCTCACAGGAAAGACATTCGCAATATGGGGACTTGCATTCAAGCCTGGAACCGATGACGTAAGGGAAGCCACATCACTTGTGGTTGCATCACACCTCATAGACCACGGAGCAAAAATCAGGGCATACGATTCACAGGCAACAGAAGAGTTCAAAAAGGCAATCGATGACAAGTACCTTGATTCAATTGAATTTGCAGACCTCAGATATGACGCACTTGATTCATGTGATGCACTTATACTGATTACAGAATGGAAGGAATTCAGAAACCCTGACTTTGATATTCTCGCAGAAAAGCTCAATCATAAGGTAATATTCGACGGAAGAAATATCTACGACAAAAAGATACAGAATTTAGGATTTGAATTATATCAGATAGGATGTTAA
- a CDS encoding glycosyltransferase, with the protein MSFKPKVSVIMPSLNVGEYIEQCIESVANQTLEDIEIICIDAGSTDGTLEILKEYEKKDSRIKLLDSDKKSYGYQMNMAISHAEGEYIGIVETDDYISKDMFEKLYDLSKGEIDVVKSNFYHVEESGKIRKDTGKRNHVAEKKTFTIEDFPAIIKAHPSIWAGIYRREFLLNNDIRFIEEPGGGWVDNPFFYETAFGAESIIYTDEAYYYYREFNPASSSNNLSDYTIPIKRMLDNLDVVNRYSKKSDGILKMVYMRAFAYLRNIQRREFFTENLEEVRPLLHEMMLRMDGDYINAHSDIADKMEYYRYLSPLRLSSEFSDSEYENLLKENDFLYERIAKLEKANKKLKDGNKQPSIKNKLKKLF; encoded by the coding sequence ATGTCTTTTAAACCTAAAGTATCAGTAATAATGCCTTCACTTAATGTGGGCGAATATATAGAACAATGTATAGAAAGTGTCGCAAATCAGACTCTGGAAGATATTGAAATCATCTGTATCGATGCAGGCTCAACAGACGGCACACTTGAAATCCTTAAGGAATATGAAAAAAAGGATTCAAGGATAAAGCTTTTGGATTCGGATAAAAAGAGCTATGGATATCAGATGAACATGGCAATTTCACATGCTGAAGGAGAATATATCGGAATTGTTGAAACCGATGACTATATATCAAAGGACATGTTTGAAAAGCTCTATGATCTTTCAAAAGGCGAAATTGATGTGGTAAAGAGTAATTTCTATCACGTTGAGGAGTCAGGAAAAATAAGAAAGGATACCGGTAAAAGGAATCATGTGGCTGAAAAAAAGACATTCACCATTGAGGATTTCCCGGCAATCATCAAGGCTCATCCGTCAATATGGGCCGGAATATACAGAAGGGAATTTCTTTTAAATAATGATATCAGATTCATTGAGGAACCCGGCGGAGGATGGGTTGACAATCCGTTTTTTTATGAAACCGCATTCGGCGCCGAATCAATCATATACACGGATGAGGCTTATTATTATTACAGGGAGTTCAATCCCGCATCATCATCAAACAATCTCTCAGATTATACAATACCTATTAAAAGAATGCTTGACAACCTTGATGTCGTCAATCGCTACAGCAAAAAATCAGACGGCATTCTCAAGATGGTGTATATGAGGGCCTTCGCATATCTCCGAAACATCCAGAGAAGAGAGTTTTTCACAGAAAACCTTGAAGAGGTCAGGCCTCTTTTACATGAAATGATGCTTAGGATGGACGGGGATTACATAAATGCACACTCAGACATTGCAGATAAGATGGAGTACTACAGGTACCTTTCACCTTTACGACTTTCAAGTGAATTTTCAGACAGTGAATATGAAAATTTATTAAAAGAGAATGATTTTTTATATGAACGTATAGCAAAACTTGAAAAAGCCAATAAAAAACTTAAAGATGGAAATAAACAGCCATCTATTAAAAACAAATTAAAAAAGTTATTTTAG
- a CDS encoding glutathione peroxidase, translating into MSIYDFEVKDGEGNPVSLSQYKDKVLLIVNSATKCGFTPQYTELNEIYNEFNEQGFEILDFPCNQFGKQAPGTTEEITEVCRSKWLVPYTIFDKIDVNGENASPLFEYLKNEQPFTGFTGSGAGKLKLVVKMIDRHYKDNNNIKWNFTKFLVDRQGNVVRRFEPTEDLNDVKEAIQALL; encoded by the coding sequence ATGAGCATATATGATTTTGAAGTGAAAGACGGTGAAGGAAACCCGGTTTCCCTAAGCCAATACAAGGATAAGGTACTATTGATAGTCAACTCAGCAACCAAATGTGGTTTCACACCACAGTACACAGAACTCAACGAAATTTACAATGAATTTAACGAACAGGGCTTTGAGATTCTGGATTTCCCATGCAACCAGTTTGGAAAACAGGCTCCGGGAACAACCGAGGAAATCACAGAAGTATGCCGATCAAAATGGCTTGTTCCATACACAATCTTCGACAAGATAGATGTAAACGGCGAAAACGCATCACCATTATTTGAATATCTCAAAAACGAACAGCCATTTACAGGTTTTACAGGCAGCGGTGCAGGCAAACTCAAGCTTGTCGTCAAGATGATAGACAGACATTACAAGGACAACAATAACATCAAATGGAATTTCACCAAGTTCCTTGTTGACCGCCAGGGTAATGTCGTTCGCAGATTCGAACCTACAGAAGACTTGAATGATGTAAAAGAAGCTATCCAAGCTCTTTTATAA
- a CDS encoding cation diffusion facilitator family transporter, which yields MTRQAKIVRTSIIGIVVNLILVAFKATIGILTNSIAITLDAVNNLTDALSSIITIIGAKLSGKAPDKDHPYGYGRIEYFSSVIIVAIVLWAGFTSLMESWPKIFNPDVTNYTTVSLVIIAVAVAVKFMLGRYVKSVGEEINSQALVASGSDAFFDSILSLSTLVAAIISLFFHISLEGILGVLISFVILKAGYDMLKETLDSMLGARADHELSVKIKESLCEVPEVYGAYDLFIHNYGPENIQASVHVEIDDSLTTVDIQRLTTKLQYKIYQEFSIPLVAVGVYAKNDKYKDIRDDLDDIISQYDEIIETHGFIVYEEDNTVSFDLIVDFDADRAAIKQKVLDEIKSRHPNYNYVIIDDYDITD from the coding sequence ATGACAAGACAAGCTAAAATCGTAAGAACTAGTATAATCGGAATTGTAGTAAACCTTATTCTAGTTGCCTTCAAGGCCACAATCGGTATTTTAACCAATTCCATTGCGATTACATTGGATGCGGTCAACAATCTTACCGATGCATTGTCATCAATAATTACTATAATCGGAGCCAAGCTTTCCGGAAAGGCACCTGACAAGGACCATCCATACGGTTACGGAAGAATCGAGTATTTCTCATCAGTTATCATTGTGGCTATTGTTCTCTGGGCAGGATTCACATCCCTTATGGAGTCATGGCCAAAGATATTCAATCCTGACGTTACAAACTATACTACCGTTTCTCTTGTAATCATTGCGGTTGCTGTTGCCGTCAAGTTCATGCTTGGAAGATACGTTAAAAGTGTCGGTGAAGAGATTAACTCCCAGGCTCTTGTAGCTTCAGGAAGCGATGCGTTTTTCGATTCAATACTTTCACTTTCAACACTTGTTGCTGCAATCATATCCCTGTTTTTCCACATATCACTTGAAGGAATCCTGGGTGTGCTCATCTCATTCGTGATTCTCAAAGCCGGTTATGACATGCTTAAAGAAACATTGGACAGCATGCTCGGTGCAAGAGCAGACCATGAGCTGTCAGTGAAAATCAAGGAATCACTGTGTGAAGTTCCAGAAGTATACGGCGCATATGATCTATTCATACACAATTACGGACCTGAAAACATTCAGGCTTCAGTGCATGTTGAAATTGACGATTCACTTACAACCGTGGATATTCAGAGACTTACAACAAAGCTCCAGTACAAGATATATCAGGAGTTCTCAATACCTCTGGTTGCTGTGGGCGTATATGCCAAAAACGACAAGTACAAGGACATCCGTGACGATTTAGATGACATCATCTCCCAGTATGATGAGATTATCGAAACCCACGGTTTTATAGTATATGAAGAGGACAATACAGTGTCCTTTGATTTGATTGTTGATTTTGATGCCGACAGGGCCGCCATAAAGCAGAAGGTACTTGATGAAATAAAATCAAGACATCCTAACTATAATTATGTCATAATTGATGATTACGACATTACAGATTAA
- a CDS encoding glycosyltransferase codes for MPKISIIMPVYNGAKYLEKSLESVSRQTFNDLEVICVDDGSTDNSLEVLDELKAKYDFIKVISQENQGSGKARNTGLQNAGGEYIAFLDADDIYVDANALNEMYGIAEKNDADVVSANIAFIKKDYSLYKNRHYERGDYMYFKESGAINPDDYGIPYAFYKNIFKRQFLEKHNIVFPDLLRGQDPVFLSEVFANADEIYVCPLDFYGYNYSVGGGVNHKMNNYLKKKSYVQHFRDACDILAGADLKKTSEEYKLHLTKYLNWKKNNRNEDLFKIYGEIFPDNIDYFDKSDENYIIFNVAAQSYLLYHSDDEENFKNVRKSMLDIDEDILPGHVKEKYDLIVSSDSLADYKKSYHDVRMEKLETQNRKLKDRIDELTEENEKLEGKLESLKDDVKTVRSSSTFKLAKKVKDILK; via the coding sequence ATGCCGAAGATATCAATTATAATGCCCGTTTATAATGGTGCCAAATACCTGGAAAAGTCACTGGAAAGCGTTTCCAGGCAAACATTCAATGATTTGGAAGTAATCTGCGTTGACGACGGCTCAACAGATAACTCCCTAGAAGTGTTAGATGAGCTTAAAGCAAAATATGATTTCATAAAAGTCATATCACAGGAAAACCAGGGCTCAGGAAAGGCACGTAACACAGGCCTTCAAAATGCCGGAGGAGAATATATTGCATTTCTTGATGCCGATGACATCTATGTTGACGCAAATGCCCTTAATGAGATGTATGGCATTGCAGAGAAAAACGATGCGGATGTTGTATCAGCAAATATAGCTTTCATAAAAAAGGATTATTCACTTTATAAAAATCGCCATTACGAACGTGGGGATTACATGTACTTTAAAGAGTCCGGTGCAATCAATCCCGATGATTACGGCATACCATATGCATTTTATAAAAACATCTTCAAGAGGCAGTTTTTAGAAAAGCACAATATTGTATTTCCAGACCTTCTAAGAGGTCAGGACCCGGTATTTCTCTCCGAAGTCTTTGCAAATGCAGATGAGATTTATGTATGTCCTTTAGACTTTTACGGCTATAACTATTCCGTAGGGGGCGGTGTAAATCATAAGATGAACAATTACCTTAAAAAGAAAAGCTATGTACAGCACTTCAGGGATGCATGCGATATTCTGGCTGGGGCGGATTTGAAAAAGACCTCAGAGGAGTACAAGCTGCACCTTACAAAATACCTCAACTGGAAGAAAAACAACAGGAACGAGGATTTATTCAAAATATACGGTGAAATATTTCCTGACAACATTGATTATTTTGACAAAAGCGATGAAAATTACATAATATTCAATGTTGCGGCTCAGTCTTATCTTTTATATCACTCAGACGATGAGGAGAACTTTAAAAATGTCAGAAAGTCCATGCTTGATATTGATGAAGACATTCTTCCAGGCCATGTTAAAGAGAAATATGACCTCATCGTCTCATCAGATTCACTTGCAGATTATAAAAAGTCATATCATGATGTGAGAATGGAAAAGCTGGAGACACAAAACAGGAAACTTAAAGACAGGATTGATGAATTAACTGAAGAAAACGAAAAGCTTGAAGGAAAGCTAGAATCACTTAAGGATGATGTGAAAACTGTAAGGTCTTCATCCACTTTCAAACTGGCTAAAAAGGTCAAGGATATTTTAAAATAA
- a CDS encoding universal stress protein gives MYNKILLPTDGSGYAEEEVDRVTKLIADDGEIIVLSVAGKITSGAFQGRTKVKKINARMKKEAEEAVAKMEAKFEDGLNVKTMVRTGFPAETINKVVEEEGVDLIVISASGKSGLQKLVIGSVAEKVLKTADIDVLLIHNK, from the coding sequence ATGTATAACAAGATTTTATTACCTACTGACGGTTCAGGCTATGCCGAAGAGGAAGTCGACAGAGTAACAAAACTGATTGCAGATGACGGTGAAATAATAGTCCTGTCCGTTGCTGGAAAAATTACCTCCGGTGCATTTCAGGGCAGAACAAAAGTCAAAAAAATCAACGCCAGAATGAAAAAGGAAGCCGAAGAGGCAGTAGCTAAAATGGAAGCCAAATTCGAAGATGGCCTAAATGTAAAAACCATGGTCAGGACTGGTTTTCCGGCAGAAACAATAAACAAGGTGGTTGAAGAGGAAGGAGTCGATTTAATCGTAATTTCAGCTTCCGGAAAAAGCGGACTTCAAAAATTGGTAATAGGAAGCGTAGCGGAAAAGGTTCTTAAAACAGCTGACATTGACGTTTTACTGATACACAACAAATAG
- a CDS encoding glycosyltransferase family 2 protein → MVDVSVIIPVYNASDYLEEAIGTILNQSMEDIEVICVDDGSEDNSLEILKKIAEKDSRVQYYHQENRGGGAARNVALPHATGKYIYFMDADDIVDSNALKECYDICEEKNLDFVLFRAMNYAEDTGEYFKTDDYSMDELYDFVGDRIFNFHDLGDLMFKVSVTPWCKLYNREFVMSTGAQFAEGLIFHDNIFFWDVFLSAERIFFYDKYLYTRRRHSASSTGAGDKRYISTITINNMIIQKFINHGLFEKYKKYLYDHKIYLIFHRYNTIQEQFRPYFYEHLKEDFSKMLDDERYEEFISIIVPNNKKRFEMVVNSEEFREFDLSLQNLQLSIRKNDLARKNKKLKKEVKRQENLLSRKPVSLFLKLKGK, encoded by the coding sequence ATGGTTGACGTTTCTGTAATTATTCCCGTTTACAATGCAAGCGATTATCTTGAAGAAGCAATCGGCACAATACTGAACCAGTCCATGGAGGACATTGAAGTAATATGTGTAGATGACGGATCTGAGGACAATTCACTTGAAATTCTCAAAAAAATTGCCGAAAAGGATTCAAGGGTTCAATATTATCATCAGGAAAACCGTGGAGGAGGCGCTGCAAGAAATGTGGCACTGCCTCATGCAACCGGAAAATACATCTATTTCATGGATGCTGACGATATAGTTGATTCAAATGCCCTTAAGGAATGCTATGACATTTGCGAAGAGAAAAATCTGGACTTTGTTCTTTTCAGGGCAATGAACTACGCCGAAGATACAGGGGAATACTTCAAGACAGATGACTACAGCATGGATGAACTCTATGACTTTGTAGGTGACAGGATTTTCAACTTCCATGACTTGGGAGATTTGATGTTCAAGGTATCAGTGACACCATGGTGCAAGCTCTACAACAGGGAGTTTGTCATGAGCACAGGAGCCCAGTTTGCCGAAGGACTTATTTTCCACGACAACATATTCTTCTGGGACGTCTTCCTTTCAGCTGAAAGAATCTTTTTCTATGACAAATATCTCTATACAAGAAGAAGGCATTCCGCTTCATCAACAGGTGCCGGTGACAAGCGTTACATAAGCACAATTACAATCAACAATATGATTATACAGAAGTTCATTAACCACGGACTGTTTGAAAAGTACAAGAAATACCTCTATGACCACAAGATTTATCTCATTTTCCACAGGTACAATACAATCCAGGAGCAGTTCCGTCCGTACTTCTATGAGCATCTTAAAGAGGACTTTTCAAAGATGCTTGATGATGAAAGATATGAGGAGTTCATAAGCATAATAGTGCCGAACAACAAGAAAAGGTTTGAGATGGTCGTGAATTCAGAGGAGTTCAGGGAATTTGACCTTTCACTGCAGAACCTTCAGTTATCCATCAGGAAAAACGATCTTGCACGTAAAAACAAAAAGCTGAAAAAAGAGGTTAAGCGCCAGGAAAATCTCCTGTCCAGAAAGCCGGTTTCACTATTCTTAAAACTTAAAGGTAAATAA
- a CDS encoding glycosyltransferase has product MVKVSVVIPVYNVEDFLGECLDSIVNQTLEDIEIICVNDGSPDNSLDILNEYASRDKRITVIDQENGGHAVATNRGIDMAQGEYLFLMDSDDILDLKALELAYNRCIQKNVDFVIFQAINYYMDKDELIEEENYSMNALADYVGESVFNYRDIRDYVFDITVTPWSKLYNRKFIEKNNIRFPEGLVFDDNVFFYDVLFAAERITFLRKHLFKRRWYPTSSTRAGDLRFLNYIDICNLIWDVFTRYGEFDYYKDELFDKKVSTVYYWYKNIKPEFKETFFKEMKKDYQKLADDEKFLKYFLENLDERKTKIFESVLESDIHEEFDLHMENYELEKENAHLKDLMDSSIPKLVKSKLR; this is encoded by the coding sequence ATGGTTAAGGTATCTGTTGTAATTCCTGTTTATAATGTTGAAGACTTTCTTGGCGAATGCCTGGACAGTATTGTGAACCAGACACTTGAGGATATAGAGATAATATGCGTCAATGACGGTTCACCGGACAATTCACTTGACATACTTAATGAATACGCTTCACGTGATAAAAGAATAACCGTAATAGATCAGGAAAACGGAGGTCATGCAGTTGCAACAAACCGTGGAATCGACATGGCTCAGGGAGAATACCTTTTTTTAATGGACTCAGACGACATACTTGACCTTAAAGCATTGGAGCTTGCATACAATAGATGCATCCAAAAGAATGTTGACTTTGTTATCTTTCAGGCAATAAACTACTACATGGACAAGGACGAGCTGATTGAGGAGGAAAACTACAGCATGAACGCACTGGCCGATTACGTCGGTGAGTCAGTATTCAATTATAGGGACATCAGGGATTATGTCTTTGACATTACAGTAACACCATGGTCAAAATTATACAATAGAAAATTCATCGAAAAAAACAATATCAGATTCCCCGAAGGACTGGTGTTCGATGACAACGTATTTTTCTATGACGTTCTTTTTGCAGCAGAGAGAATCACATTTTTAAGAAAGCATCTCTTTAAAAGAAGATGGTATCCCACATCATCAACAAGGGCAGGGGACCTGAGGTTTTTAAACTACATCGACATATGCAACCTGATATGGGACGTATTTACAAGATACGGCGAGTTCGACTACTACAAAGACGAGCTTTTTGACAAAAAGGTGTCAACCGTATACTACTGGTACAAAAACATAAAACCCGAATTCAAGGAGACATTTTTTAAGGAGATGAAAAAGGACTACCAAAAACTTGCAGATGATGAGAAGTTCTTAAAATACTTCCTTGAAAATCTTGATGAGAGAAAGACAAAGATATTTGAAAGTGTTCTTGAATCAGACATTCATGAGGAATTTGACCTTCATATGGAAAACTATGAACTTGAAAAGGAAAACGCACACCTGAAGGATTTGATGGACTCATCAATTCCCAAACTGGTAAAATCAAAGCTAAGGTGA
- a CDS encoding glycosyltransferase family 2 protein, whose translation MSKISVVMPVYNASEYLKASIDCILNQTYQDIELVCVDDGSTDSSLEILKSIADADSRVKVFSQTNQGGGAARNFALKHVTGKYLYFMDADDILDLNAFEELVAIADEKSLDFIIFKATNYDSDTDTYYDTDYYSMPKLKAFVNDKVFGFDDLHEHIFDISVTPWCKFYNLEFVNKSQAKFLEGSIFHDNQFFWEVLFNAKRMYFKDKAYYTRRRHSASSTGAGDERYVNIINVVNNIIKLFVKYGHLDTYKNILYNKKVQWIYARYVDIHEEYRQMFYDEMKRDFTSIEDNAFEGCLTGDNRFIFESVINSKTKNHFDLLLKNHELKKINAQLKNSKKLPNFIKYRLKKIIK comes from the coding sequence ATGTCAAAGATATCTGTTGTAATGCCCGTATACAATGCAAGCGAATATTTGAAAGCGTCAATAGACTGCATACTCAACCAGACATATCAGGACATTGAACTCGTATGTGTGGATGACGGTTCAACAGACTCATCACTGGAGATACTGAAAAGCATTGCCGATGCAGACTCAAGGGTAAAAGTCTTTTCCCAGACCAACCAGGGAGGAGGCGCTGCACGTAATTTCGCCCTGAAACATGTGACAGGCAAATATCTCTACTTCATGGATGCCGATGATATTCTTGATTTGAATGCATTTGAAGAGCTTGTTGCAATCGCAGATGAAAAGTCACTTGATTTTATAATATTTAAAGCAACAAACTACGACTCAGACACAGACACATACTATGACACCGATTACTATTCAATGCCTAAACTTAAAGCCTTTGTAAATGATAAAGTATTCGGCTTTGATGATTTGCATGAGCACATTTTCGATATAAGCGTTACCCCTTGGTGCAAGTTCTACAATCTGGAATTTGTAAACAAGTCACAAGCCAAGTTTCTTGAGGGATCCATTTTCCATGACAACCAGTTTTTCTGGGAAGTCTTATTCAACGCCAAAAGGATGTATTTCAAGGACAAGGCATACTACACAAGAAGGCGACACTCCGCATCATCCACCGGAGCGGGAGACGAGAGATACGTCAACATTATCAATGTGGTGAACAATATTATCAAGTTATTTGTAAAATACGGACATCTGGATACATATAAGAACATACTGTACAACAAAAAGGTCCAGTGGATATATGCAAGATACGTTGATATCCATGAGGAGTACAGGCAGATGTTTTATGATGAGATGAAAAGGGATTTCACCTCAATCGAAGACAATGCATTTGAAGGATGTCTAACAGGCGATAACAGATTTATTTTTGAAAGTGTAATAAACTCCAAAACTAAAAATCATTTCGATTTGCTTTTGAAAAATCATGAGCTTAAAAAAATCAACGCTCAACTTAAAAATAGCAAAAAATTACCTAATTTTATTAAATACCGTCTAAAAAAGATAATCAAATAA